In one window of Littorina saxatilis isolate snail1 linkage group LG11, US_GU_Lsax_2.0, whole genome shotgun sequence DNA:
- the LOC138980184 gene encoding uncharacterized protein, which translates to MIAVLILATCFSAVLSQGFYPGYGGQFGQNGQFGQYGGFGQYPCNPYSYGGGQNQQCRRVGLQCSPGSQFGQQTCCPGSVCRLSAFTQGYLCQQGGFSFDEANPAAVADVGADVAADVAADAV; encoded by the exons ATGATCGCCGTGCTGATTCTGGCTACTTGCTTCTCTGCCGTTTTGTCGCAG GGCTTCTACCCCGGCTACGGTGGACAGTTCGGCCAAAATGGACAGTTCGGCCAATATGGAGGGTTCGGCCAATACCCATGCAACCCTTACTCGTACGGCGGAGGGCAGAACCAG CAGTGTCGAAGGGTAGGTCTGCAGTGCAGCCCAGGCAGTCAATTCGGCCAACAAACGTGCTGTCCTGGCAGTGTGTGCCGTCTGTCGGCCTTCACCCAGGGCTACCTATGCCAACAAGGAGGCTTCTCCTTTGATGAGGCAAACCCTGCGGCTGTCGCTGATGTCGGTGCTGATGTTGCTGCCGACGTCGCAGCTGACGCCGTTTAA
- the LOC138980876 gene encoding uncharacterized protein, whose protein sequence is MMFRAVVLALSMTAIMAQTETPAVPEGDQPASDYPMGQMGGMGQMGGMGQMGQMGQMGGMGQMGGMGGMGMMNPQQLMMSANVLDNAARSMGGMNNQQLMGCSYTLRTMARSMGGMGGMGMGGMGMGGMGGMGMGGMGQVG, encoded by the exons ATGATGTTCCGCGCCGTCGTCCTTGCTCTGAGCATGACCGCCATCATGGCTCAAACCGAGACTCCTGCCGTTCCGGAGGGAGATCAACCCGCAAGCGATTATCCAATGGGCCAAATGGGAGGAATGGGCCAAATGGGAGGAATGGGCCAAATGGGCCAAATGGGCCAAATGGGAGGAATGGGCCAAATGGGAGGAATGGGAGGAATGGGAATG ATGAACCCTCAGCAGCTCATGATGTCCGCTAATGTGTTAGACAACGCGGCGAGATCCATGGGAGGCATG AACAACCAACAGCTGATGGGGTGCTCTTACACGCTGAGAACCATGGCGAGATCTATGGGAGGCATGGGAGGAATGGGCATGGGAGGAATGGGCATGGGAGGAATGGGAGGAATGGGCATGGGAGGAATGGGCCAGGTGGGCTGA